A window of Paraburkholderia sp. PGU19 genomic DNA:
AAGGAAGGGATCTCTGTAGAAGTCGTCGACCTTCGGACAGTGGCGCCATTCGATGTGGTAACCATACTCGAATCGGTTGCGAAGACGCGCCGGGCGATTGTCGTGCATGAGGCCGTAAAGCCCTTCGGTGTGGGCGCTGAAATATCCTCGCGCATTCACGAAGAGCTGTTCGGCCAGTTGAAGGCACCCGTGCAGCGCGTCGCGTCGGCCTTCTGTCCAGTGCCGTTCACCAAACCGCTCGAAAACGCATTTGTTCCCAGCATCGGCCAGATCGAGGCTGCCGTTCGCAAGACACTTGGATAACCCGAATTCAACTCGCTCCTAGGGAGGGTGACTGTCTATGAGTACCGATGTTCTTATGCCAAAGCTGGGTTTCTCGATGAATGAGGGAACTCTGGTCGAATGGCTGGCGGCCGATGGTGCAACAATCAACGAGGGGCAACCGTTGTACGCGCTTGAGAGCGACAAGTCGGTGCAGGAGGTGGAGGCACCGGCCTCCGGGACGCTGAAAATCATCGCCAGCGTCGGGGAGGTCTATCCGGTTGGCGAACTGCTCGCGCAGATCGGCTGAGAAGGGGTATTGAAGCCATGAACCATCCATCTGCACTTCACGCCGATTTGCCGCCTTGGCCCGAGGTGGATTTCGCGGCCTTCGGGGAAACTGAGACCCTGCCTTTGTCGCGGATCCAGAAATTGACCGCTGGGTATCTCACTCGCAATTGGCTGGCGATTCCACAAGTGACGCACCACGACGAGGCCGACATTACGTCGCTGGACGCTTGTCGATCACGGCTAGCGCAGGACACGGGGACGCGAGTGACGCCTTTGGCGTTCGTCGTCAAGGCGCTCGAGGAAGGGTTACGGGAATTCCCGCGTTTCAATGCGTCCCTCGATGCAGGCGGCCAGAACCTGATCGTCAAGAAATATTTTCACATCGGCGTTGCCGTGGACACGCCGTCAGGTCTTCTGGTTGCCGTGATACGCGACTGTGACAAGAAGGGTGTCGTGGAACTCGCCGACGAGATTGGTTCCGTCTCTGCGCGTGCACGGCAGAAGGGGCTGCCTATGAGCGACATGGTGGGCGGTTGCATGACCATCAGTTCTTTGGGCAACATCGGTGGGACGGCATTTTCTCCGATTATCAACGCGCCCGAAGTGGCGATCCTGGGTGTGACCAAGGCCCAATGGAAGCCGCATCGCGACGGTGATGCGACCGATTGGCGGTTGATGCTACCGCTGTCGCTGACTTACGACCATCGCGTCATCAACGGAGCAGACGCGGCACGATTCGCGGTACATGTGGCCGATGCACTGAGCCGACCGGAGTCATTAATCGAATAGACGAACCGAAAGAGCCTACGTGCAATCGTTCGGCGTTTATCAATTCAAATGCTTTGTCAGGAGTATTTTATGTCTTCCAAATGGGTGCGCGACGCTAACTGTTTTATTTCCAGATTTACGGTCGATCCTGAGCGACGGGCCGAGTTTCTTTCTGCACTGGATGAGCTGGCCGGAAATGCGTCGAACTGGTATGACGAAGGCTGCAATTTCGCATTTCATGGATGGGGCCGCAATCCTAATGAATGGGTAGCGATCGCGTCATGGAAATCGGAGGATTACGTGAACAAGATGCGTCAGACGGCATGGTACAAAGATACTCAGCAGCGGATGCTCGAGTGCAGTTCTCATCCAATGATCATGGAGCAGTTCAGCGGCATGAACGTCGATCGCTCGGTGTTTGACCGGTACCCGGCTGGAAGCTCCCAGGTGCATATGAAGACGAAGACGCTCGATGTAATTTTTCGGTAGCAGTCCCACGCCCTTCGACTCACGCCCGGACATTGGCGAGGGCGATGTTAGTGGTTGCATCACCACATAGGAATTGCACTCGGAGGAGATAGCATGCGTACGTTCAAACGCGGTCATGCTGAGGTACGAGGCGTCGTCGATGCCTCCGCAGAACAAGTTTGGGAATTGCTAACGGACTGGGCTGGCCTGCTTAAATGGTGGGTCAAGCCCGACGAGGGCGGCCGTCCGGGCCCTGACCTCGCAAGCGTTGAGTTGGTGGGTGAGCCGCGTGACGTGCCACGGACGCGCATCGTTCGCCATGTAACGGGATCTGCCGTCGATGAGACTTTGCTCGTTCAAAACGATGAGACACGACGCATTTACTACAACATGGTGTACCGCCACAACCCCGGTGGTGCTGTCTTGCGTAGCGAATTTGAAAACTACCTGGCGACCACTATGGTGGATACCTTGCCGGACGGCAAGACATTGATGACGTTCAAGGCCGAGTTTGACATTGTGGAACCTGCCGATCTCGACCTCATGCGTTCGCTCATCGAGAGAACCTGGACAGACGCAATATTACAAGGTTTTCGACGTTATTTTTCAAGGGCGAAAGCGCTGTAGCGTAGCGTGTTGAACCCTGTTGGGCAAGTTCATCCATATCAGAAGGCGTGCAGCTTTAAAAAAGGCCACAGCCTTGGAGGAGGCATAGAATGATCCGCAAGACAACCCATATCGTCCCTGCTTTGCTCGCCGTGATCATTTCCGGCCAGTGCATGGCTGCCGTTAGCGCAGCAGAAGCGCAGAAACTGAAGGGCCCTGAGCTCACACCGATTGGTGCGGAGGCCGCCGGAAACAAGGAGGGTACCATTCCGGCGTACAAGGGCGAAGGTCTGAATGCACCTGCGGGATTCGGTAGCGACAAATCCGACCCGTACAAACGTCCCGATCCGTTTGCCGACGAGAAGCCGCTATACACCATCACCGCGCAAAACGCTGCGCAATACGCGGATAAGCTCGATGGTATGATCGAGATGTTCAAGCGATATCCCGATTTCCGGATGGACATCTATCCCACGCATCGCACCATCGTATATAACAAGACCGTTATCGCTAACACGATGAAGAACGCGACTGAGTGCAAGGGAGAGGACGGTGATCTTCGGCTGGAGGGTTGCTGGGGCGGATTTGCCTTCCCGATTCCCGCCAACGGTACCCAGGCCATGTGGAACCACCTCACGAGCTACCGCGGTTATGCATGGGGTGGGTATACGAATTCCTATGTGGTGTCCGCGAATGGCTCGTCGTACCTTGTGCAAGGCAACAAGCTTTCGGAGCAATCTCCATTTTACGACCCGAAGGCAACATCGCCGGCGACGGGCAAAACCATCTATTGGTCTTTTCGAGACGATACGGACGCGCCGTCGAGCCAGTCCGGACAGAAGCTGGTGTTGATCGATCCGCTCGATCCGCTCAATGCTGGCCGTCGGGCCTACCAGTACATTCCTGGACTGCGCCGGGTCAAGCTTGCACCCACTTTGGCCTATGACACTCCAAGCCCTGCCGCGGGCGGAGCGGCAACGATGGATGATGCCCAGGTCTTCCAGGGCGCCCTCGATCGCTATGACTGGAAGCTGATCGGCAAGAAAGAAAAGTACATCATGTACAACAACTTCAAGCTCGCTGACCATACGAGTTGTGACGATAAGAAACTCTTGACCAAGAACTTCGCCAATCCAGATTGTGTGCGCTGGGAGTTGCACAGAGTTTGGGTCGTGGAAGGAAAGCTCAAGCCGGGATTCCGTCACATCTATGCACGCAGGATGATGTACTGGGACGAAGATAGCTACAACGCTGGCTTGGCAGAAAATTACGATGCGGCCGGTAAACTGTATCGTGTCGTTACCGCCCTCGATATTCCGTTCTACGTGAGTGAAGGGGGCGGCGCGCTGGGTGACGATACTTTCAATTACGATCTTCAGACCGGCGTTTGGTCAGCGCAGGGGGCATTAGGTAACGTCG
This region includes:
- a CDS encoding SRPBCC family protein encodes the protein MRTFKRGHAEVRGVVDASAEQVWELLTDWAGLLKWWVKPDEGGRPGPDLASVELVGEPRDVPRTRIVRHVTGSAVDETLLVQNDETRRIYYNMVYRHNPGGAVLRSEFENYLATTMVDTLPDGKTLMTFKAEFDIVEPADLDLMRSLIERTWTDAILQGFRRYFSRAKAL
- a CDS encoding lipoyl domain-containing protein, producing the protein MSTDVLMPKLGFSMNEGTLVEWLAADGATINEGQPLYALESDKSVQEVEAPASGTLKIIASVGEVYPVGELLAQIG
- a CDS encoding antibiotic biosynthesis monooxygenase, which produces MSSKWVRDANCFISRFTVDPERRAEFLSALDELAGNASNWYDEGCNFAFHGWGRNPNEWVAIASWKSEDYVNKMRQTAWYKDTQQRMLECSSHPMIMEQFSGMNVDRSVFDRYPAGSSQVHMKTKTLDVIFR
- a CDS encoding 2-oxo acid dehydrogenase subunit E2, whose protein sequence is MNHPSALHADLPPWPEVDFAAFGETETLPLSRIQKLTAGYLTRNWLAIPQVTHHDEADITSLDACRSRLAQDTGTRVTPLAFVVKALEEGLREFPRFNASLDAGGQNLIVKKYFHIGVAVDTPSGLLVAVIRDCDKKGVVELADEIGSVSARARQKGLPMSDMVGGCMTISSLGNIGGTAFSPIINAPEVAILGVTKAQWKPHRDGDATDWRLMLPLSLTYDHRVINGADAARFAVHVADALSRPESLIE
- a CDS encoding DUF1329 domain-containing protein, whose translation is MIRKTTHIVPALLAVIISGQCMAAVSAAEAQKLKGPELTPIGAEAAGNKEGTIPAYKGEGLNAPAGFGSDKSDPYKRPDPFADEKPLYTITAQNAAQYADKLDGMIEMFKRYPDFRMDIYPTHRTIVYNKTVIANTMKNATECKGEDGDLRLEGCWGGFAFPIPANGTQAMWNHLTSYRGYAWGGYTNSYVVSANGSSYLVQGNKLSEQSPFYDPKATSPATGKTIYWSFRDDTDAPSSQSGQKLVLIDPLDPLNAGRRAYQYIPGLRRVKLAPTLAYDTPSPAAGGAATMDDAQVFQGALDRYDWKLIGKKEKYIMYNNFKLADHTSCDDKKLLTKNFANPDCVRWELHRVWVVEGKLKPGFRHIYARRMMYWDEDSYNAGLAENYDAAGKLYRVVTALDIPFYVSEGGGALGDDTFNYDLQTGVWSAQGALGNVGAGIVQQQPKDMNFFSPDTMAGEGVR